The Cucurbita pepo subsp. pepo cultivar mu-cu-16 chromosome LG08, ASM280686v2, whole genome shotgun sequence genome contains a region encoding:
- the LOC111799711 gene encoding glutathione S-transferase L3-like, with the protein MATTLNVVPEVRPLSLEADAEQPPLFDGTTRLYIAYYCPFAQRAWITRNYKGLQDQIKLVPLNLQNRPAWYKEKVYPSNKVPTLEHNGKVTGESLDLIKYIDSNFEGPSLFPDDPVKKQFGEELLAYTDTFIGAVYPSFKGDPAKEAGPQFDYLETALQKFDDGPFFLGQFSGVDIAYITFIERFHVFLTEVFKYDITEGRPNLAAWIEELNKIDAYKQTKHDPKAIVELYKTRFMA; encoded by the exons ATGGCTACTACGTT AAATGTGGTGCCGGAAGTTCGTCCGCTGTCATTAGAGGCCGATGCCGAACAGCCTCCACTCTTCGACGGAACTACCAG GTTGTATATAGCTTACTATTGCCCGTTTGCACAGCGTGCTTGGATCACAAGAAATTACAAG GGACTACAAGATCAAATTAAACTAGTGCCTCTAAACCTTCAAAACAGGCCTGCCTGGTATAAGGAAAAAGTATACCCTTCAAACAAG GTGCCAACTTTGGAACACAATGGGAAAGTTACAGGAGAAAGCCTTGATTTGATCAAATATATAGATAGCAACTTTGAAGGACCTTCTCTTTTCCCAGAT GATCCTgttaaaaaacaatttggTGAAGAGTTGCTAGCTTATACTGACACATTTATTGGGGCAGTATACCCTTCATTTAAGGGTGACCCAGCCAAGGAAGCAG GTCCTCAATTTGATTACCTGGAGACTGCTCTGCAAAAATTTGATGATGGGCCATTCTTTTTGGGTCAATTCAGTGGG GTGGACATTGCATACATCACATTTATTGAAAGGTTCCATGTTTTCTTAACTGAGGTTTTCAAGTATGATATCACAGAAGGAAGACCTAACCTAGCGGCATGGATTGAG GAGTTAAACAAGATTGATGCTTACAAGCAAACAAAACATGATCCTAAAGCCATTGTTGAACTTTACAAGACTCGCTTCATG GCTTAA